From a single Brassica napus cultivar Da-Ae chromosome C9, Da-Ae, whole genome shotgun sequence genomic region:
- the LOC106423175 gene encoding trafficking protein particle complex II-specific subunit 130 homolog isoform X1 — translation MANYLAQFQTVKTSCDRIVAAVEDVSDLWPTVKGLFEEHQPLKRAFLTNRTRNPVLVENLPVEFILTTDARLRSRSPQEQYLFWFREPYATIVLVTCEDLDEFKNILKPRLKLIVQNDEREWFIVFVSKVHPSNDQATKSVKKVYAKLEVDFSSKKRERCCKLDIHGPNAHFWEDLELKITECIRNTLDRRVLFYEDEIRKLTEQRFMPIWNFCNFFILKESLAFIFEMAHLHEDALREYDELELCYLETVNMLGKQREFGGFDSEDDQATLLKPGSKPLTQIVQDDSFREFDFRQYLFACQSRLLFKLNRPSEVSSRGYSFVISFAKALTLHESVLPFCLREVWVITACLALLDATASHHHDGIVAPNIEKELYRLQGDLYSLARVKFMRLGYLIGYGTDIEKSPLNSACLSMLPWPKPAVWPSLPPDASSEVLEKEKTILQATSRTKHFGIQRKPLPLEPSVLLRVANRRRASLSTGNIPEIFDGRTGFTEGSGLEASPRTPSSRKVQAPPMSRTNSSPGNFESPLDRPMRLAEIFVAAEHALRLTISDHDLLKALSSTQDFEHKYLNLTKGAAENYHRSWWKRHGVVLDGEIAAVCFKHGKYDLAANSYEKVCALYAGERWQDLLAEVLPNLAECQKNLNDHAGYMSSCVRLLSLDKGLFSPKERQAFQIEVVNLAHSEMENPVPLDVSSLITFSGSTGPPLQLCDGDPGTLLVTVWSGFPDDITLDSLSLTLVATNNTDEGGQALKSSAATVLKPGRNTITFDLPPQKPGSYVLGVVTGQIGRLRFRSHSFSKGGPADTDDFMSYEKPTRPILKVSKPRALVDLASAVSSALLINEAQWIGIIVHPINYSLKGAILHIDTGPGLKIEDSYGIEMERYVEIDCDAGASKAEVSVEDSPVSPKQDSEVLNLCDGKIVFSEWASNVSSILWVPVRALSEKLARGSSSVTPLKQDILEGMRTVALKLEFGMHHNQIFERTVAAHFTDPFDVTTRVVNKCNDGTMVLQVMLHSLVKVNLIVLDAWLDLQEGFVHGKSEGRPTSTFFPLVVSPGSRAAVVFSISLEKTMSSGKDLQLPESILNIKYEINGDRAAGAHKPVDADHSGSDSERRALVFKSAIVLQRPVLDPCLTVGFLQLPSDGLRVGKLITIQWRVERLKELKGSEAVEQQHDEVLYEVNANSENWMIAGRKRGHVSLSEEKGSRVVISILCVPLVAGYVRPPQLSLPNVEEENVRSNPPGPHLVCVLPPLLSSSYCVPVK, via the exons ATGGCGAACTATTTGGCTCAGTTCCAGACGGTTAAGACTTCCTGCGATCGCATCGTTGCCGCCG TCGAAGATGTGAGTGATCTGTGGCCCACGGTTAAAGGTTTGTTTGAAGAACATCAGCCATTAAAAAGAGCCTTCTTGACAAACAGGACTCGTAATCCCGTGCTCGTTGAGAACTTGCCCGTTGAGTTTATATTAACTACAGACGCCAGACTTCGGAGTCGATCTCCGCAGGAACAGTATTTGTTCTGGTTCCGAGAACCATATGCAACTATAGTTCTTGTGACCTGCGAG GATCTTGATGAGTTTAAAAACATTCTTAAGCCACGTCTGAAATTAATTGTTCAGAACGATGAGAGGGAATGGTTTATTGTATTTGTATCTAAGGTTCACCCAAGTAATGACCAAGCAACTAAATCTGTCAAGAAAGTATATGCCAAGCTTGAAGTTGATTTCAGTTCTAAAAAGAGAGAAAG GTGCTGTAAGCTGGATATACATGGCCCCAATGCACATTTTTGGGAGGATCTAGAATTAAAGATTACCGAGTGCATCAGGAATACCTTGGATAGGCGCGTTCTATTCTACGAGGATGAGATACGCAAGCTCACCGAGCAGCGGTTTATGCCAATATGGAACTTTTgtaacttcttcatcctgaag GAGAGTTTGGCTTTTATATTTGAGATGGCTCATCTTCATGAAGATGCATTACGTGAATATGATGAGTTAGAGCTCTGCTATTTGGAAACAG TTAATATGCTCGGAAAACAGAGGGAATTTGGTGGATTCGATAGTGAAGATGACCAAGCTACGCTGCTGAAACCAGGAAGCAAACCATTGACACAGATTGTGCAAGATGATTCTTTTAGAGAATTCGATTTTAGACAGTATCTCTTTGCCTGTCAATCCAGG CTGTTGTTCAAGTTGAATCGTCCTTCTGAAGTTTCATCCAGGGGTTACTCTTTTGTTATCAGTTTTGCAAAGGCGTTGACCCTCCATGAG AGTGTGCTGCCCTTCTGTTTGCGGGAAGTTTGGGTAATTACTGCGTGTTTAGCGCTGCTCGATGCAACTGCTTCTCATCACCATGATGGAATTGTTGCACCTAATATTGAGAAGGAATTATACCGTCTTCAGGGTGATCTCTATTCCCTCGCACGGGTTAAG TTCATGAGACTTggatatttgataggatatggaACAGACATAGAAAAAAGTCCACTAAACAG TGCTTGTCTCAGTATGCTGCCTTGGCCAAAACCTGCGGTCTGGCCATCTCTTCCACCAGATGCTTCCTCTGAGGTGCTTGAAAAAGAAAAG ACTATTCTTCAAGCAACTTCAAGGACCAAGCACTTTGGTATTCAACGGAAACCTTTACCCCTTGAACCATCTGTCCTTCTACGTGTGGCTAACAGAAGAAGGGCTTCTCTTTCTACTGGAAATATTCCTGAAATATTTGATGGCCGCACAGGCTTTACTGAAGG ATCAGGTTTAGAAGCGTCTCCGAGAACACCTTCATCACGTAAAGTACAAGCACCTCCCATGTCAAGAACAAATTCTTCACCTGGAAATTTTGAAAGTCCGCTAGATAGGCCTATGAGGCTTGCTGAAATTTTTGTTGCCGCTGAGCATGCTCTGCGGCTTACCATTTCAGATCATGACTTGTTGAAGGCATTGTCATCTACTCAGGATTTCGAG CATAAGTATCTTAATCTAACTAAAGGTGCTGCCGAAAATTATCATCGCTCTTGGTGGAAGAGACATGGAGTCGTTCTTGATGGTGAAATCGCAGCTGTCTGCTTCAAGCACGGGAAATATGATTTGGCTGCAAACTCTTATGAAAAAGTTTGTGCTCTTTATGCGGGTGAAAGATGGCAAGATTTACTGGCAGAAGTCTTGCCCAATCTAGCCGAATGTCAAAAGAATCTTAATGATCACGCTGGATACATGTCATCTTGTGTTAGGCTACTTTCGTTGGATAAGGGTTTATTCTCCCCCAAGGAGCGGCAAGCTTTTCAGATCGAGGTTGTCAATCTTGCACACAGTGAAATGGAAAACCCAGTTCCCTTAGATGTGTCGTCATTGATCACATTTTCTGGAAGTACTGGCCCTCCGCTTCAGTTGTGCGATGGAGACCCTGGAACTCTATTAGTTACTGTGTGGAGTGGCTTTCCTGATGATATCACCCTTGATTCGCTTAGTCTTACCTTAGTAGCCACCAACAACACCGACGAAGGCGGCCAG GCTTTAAAGAGTTCTGCTGCAACTGTGCTAAAGCCCGGAAGGAATACCATCACATTTGATCTGCCTCCACAAAAACCTGGTTCATATGTCTTGGGAGTTGTTACTGGTCAGATTGGGCGCTTGAGATTCAGGTCTCACAGCTTTTCGAAAGGTGGTCCTGCAGATACTGATGACTTCATGAGTTATGAAAAGCCAACCAGACCTATCCTGAAG GTTTCCAAACCAAGAGCTCTGGTTGATCTTGCTTCAGCAGTATCTTCTGCGCTGCTTATAAATGAAGCACAGTGGATTGGTATCATAGTACATCCTATAAATTACTCACTGAAAGGCGCCATCTTGCACATTGATACTGGTCCGGGGCTAAAGATTGAAGACTCATACGGCATTGAGATGGAGAGATACGTGGAAATAGATTGTGATGCTGGTGCATCAAAAGCTGAAGTTTCTGTAGAAGATAGCCCTGTCTCTCCAAAACAGGATTCAGAGGTACTTAACCTCTGCGATGGTAAAATAGTTTTCTCAGAATGGGCAAGCAATGTCAGTTCTATTCTGTGGGTCCCTGTTCGTGCGTTGAGTGAGAAGCTTGCCAGAGGTTCATCTTCAG TCACTCCGCTGAAACAAGATATTCTAGAGGGAATGAGAACTGTAGCTTTAAAACTTGAATTTGGGATGCATCATAACCAGATATTTGAGAG AACCGTAGCGGCACATTTTACCGACCCTTTTGACGTGACTACAAGGGTGGTAAACAAATGCAACGATGGCACGATGGTCTTGCAG GTTATGCTACACTCCCTTGTCAAGGTCAACTTGATAGTTCTTGATGCTTGGCTTGATCTTCAAGAAGGATTTGTTCATGGAAAAAGTGAGGGAAGACCTACATCAACATTCTTTCCGCTTGTTGTGTCTCCAGGGTCTAGAGCAGCCGTTGTGTTCAGTATATCCCTAGAGAAGACGATGTCCTCAG GGAAAGATTTGCAACTACCAGAGAGCATCCTGAATATCAAATATGAAATCAATGGTGATAGAGCCGCTGGAGCACACAAACCAGTGGATGCAGATCACTCTGGATCTGATTCTGAAAGGAGAGCTTTGGTGTTCAAGAGTGCTATCGTTTTGCAGCGTCCAGTGCTTGATCCTTGCCTTACAGTTGGATTTCTCCAACTTCCTTCTGATGGTCTTAGGGTGGGGAAACTTATTACCATACAGTGGAGAGTCGAGAGGCTGAAAGAACTCAAGGGAAGTGAAGCCGTAGAACAACAACAT GATGAAGTGTTATATGAAGTCAATGCAAATTCGGAGAATTGGATGATTGCGGGTAGGAAGAGAGGCCATGTGTCTCTCTCAGAAGAGAAAG GTTCAAGAGTAGTAATTTCGATACTGTGTGTCCCATTAGTAGCGGGTTATGTCCGTCCCCCTCAGCTCAGTTTGCCGAACGTGGAAGAAGAAAACGTAAGAAGCAATCCACCGGGTCCTCACTTAGTGTGTGTCTTGCCTCCACTTCTCAGTTCTTCCTATTGCGTCCCTGTTAAGTAG
- the LOC106423175 gene encoding trafficking protein particle complex II-specific subunit 130 homolog isoform X2 produces MPIWNFCNFFILKESLAFIFEMAHLHEDALREYDELELCYLETVNMLGKQREFGGFDSEDDQATLLKPGSKPLTQIVQDDSFREFDFRQYLFACQSRLLFKLNRPSEVSSRGYSFVISFAKALTLHESVLPFCLREVWVITACLALLDATASHHHDGIVAPNIEKELYRLQGDLYSLARVKFMRLGYLIGYGTDIEKSPLNSACLSMLPWPKPAVWPSLPPDASSEVLEKEKTILQATSRTKHFGIQRKPLPLEPSVLLRVANRRRASLSTGNIPEIFDGRTGFTEGSGLEASPRTPSSRKVQAPPMSRTNSSPGNFESPLDRPMRLAEIFVAAEHALRLTISDHDLLKALSSTQDFEHKYLNLTKGAAENYHRSWWKRHGVVLDGEIAAVCFKHGKYDLAANSYEKVCALYAGERWQDLLAEVLPNLAECQKNLNDHAGYMSSCVRLLSLDKGLFSPKERQAFQIEVVNLAHSEMENPVPLDVSSLITFSGSTGPPLQLCDGDPGTLLVTVWSGFPDDITLDSLSLTLVATNNTDEGGQALKSSAATVLKPGRNTITFDLPPQKPGSYVLGVVTGQIGRLRFRSHSFSKGGPADTDDFMSYEKPTRPILKVSKPRALVDLASAVSSALLINEAQWIGIIVHPINYSLKGAILHIDTGPGLKIEDSYGIEMERYVEIDCDAGASKAEVSVEDSPVSPKQDSEVLNLCDGKIVFSEWASNVSSILWVPVRALSEKLARGSSSVTPLKQDILEGMRTVALKLEFGMHHNQIFERTVAAHFTDPFDVTTRVVNKCNDGTMVLQVMLHSLVKVNLIVLDAWLDLQEGFVHGKSEGRPTSTFFPLVVSPGSRAAVVFSISLEKTMSSGKDLQLPESILNIKYEINGDRAAGAHKPVDADHSGSDSERRALVFKSAIVLQRPVLDPCLTVGFLQLPSDGLRVGKLITIQWRVERLKELKGSEAVEQQHDEVLYEVNANSENWMIAGRKRGHVSLSEEKGSRVVISILCVPLVAGYVRPPQLSLPNVEEENVRSNPPGPHLVCVLPPLLSSSYCVPVK; encoded by the exons ATGCCAATATGGAACTTTTgtaacttcttcatcctgaag GAGAGTTTGGCTTTTATATTTGAGATGGCTCATCTTCATGAAGATGCATTACGTGAATATGATGAGTTAGAGCTCTGCTATTTGGAAACAG TTAATATGCTCGGAAAACAGAGGGAATTTGGTGGATTCGATAGTGAAGATGACCAAGCTACGCTGCTGAAACCAGGAAGCAAACCATTGACACAGATTGTGCAAGATGATTCTTTTAGAGAATTCGATTTTAGACAGTATCTCTTTGCCTGTCAATCCAGG CTGTTGTTCAAGTTGAATCGTCCTTCTGAAGTTTCATCCAGGGGTTACTCTTTTGTTATCAGTTTTGCAAAGGCGTTGACCCTCCATGAG AGTGTGCTGCCCTTCTGTTTGCGGGAAGTTTGGGTAATTACTGCGTGTTTAGCGCTGCTCGATGCAACTGCTTCTCATCACCATGATGGAATTGTTGCACCTAATATTGAGAAGGAATTATACCGTCTTCAGGGTGATCTCTATTCCCTCGCACGGGTTAAG TTCATGAGACTTggatatttgataggatatggaACAGACATAGAAAAAAGTCCACTAAACAG TGCTTGTCTCAGTATGCTGCCTTGGCCAAAACCTGCGGTCTGGCCATCTCTTCCACCAGATGCTTCCTCTGAGGTGCTTGAAAAAGAAAAG ACTATTCTTCAAGCAACTTCAAGGACCAAGCACTTTGGTATTCAACGGAAACCTTTACCCCTTGAACCATCTGTCCTTCTACGTGTGGCTAACAGAAGAAGGGCTTCTCTTTCTACTGGAAATATTCCTGAAATATTTGATGGCCGCACAGGCTTTACTGAAGG ATCAGGTTTAGAAGCGTCTCCGAGAACACCTTCATCACGTAAAGTACAAGCACCTCCCATGTCAAGAACAAATTCTTCACCTGGAAATTTTGAAAGTCCGCTAGATAGGCCTATGAGGCTTGCTGAAATTTTTGTTGCCGCTGAGCATGCTCTGCGGCTTACCATTTCAGATCATGACTTGTTGAAGGCATTGTCATCTACTCAGGATTTCGAG CATAAGTATCTTAATCTAACTAAAGGTGCTGCCGAAAATTATCATCGCTCTTGGTGGAAGAGACATGGAGTCGTTCTTGATGGTGAAATCGCAGCTGTCTGCTTCAAGCACGGGAAATATGATTTGGCTGCAAACTCTTATGAAAAAGTTTGTGCTCTTTATGCGGGTGAAAGATGGCAAGATTTACTGGCAGAAGTCTTGCCCAATCTAGCCGAATGTCAAAAGAATCTTAATGATCACGCTGGATACATGTCATCTTGTGTTAGGCTACTTTCGTTGGATAAGGGTTTATTCTCCCCCAAGGAGCGGCAAGCTTTTCAGATCGAGGTTGTCAATCTTGCACACAGTGAAATGGAAAACCCAGTTCCCTTAGATGTGTCGTCATTGATCACATTTTCTGGAAGTACTGGCCCTCCGCTTCAGTTGTGCGATGGAGACCCTGGAACTCTATTAGTTACTGTGTGGAGTGGCTTTCCTGATGATATCACCCTTGATTCGCTTAGTCTTACCTTAGTAGCCACCAACAACACCGACGAAGGCGGCCAG GCTTTAAAGAGTTCTGCTGCAACTGTGCTAAAGCCCGGAAGGAATACCATCACATTTGATCTGCCTCCACAAAAACCTGGTTCATATGTCTTGGGAGTTGTTACTGGTCAGATTGGGCGCTTGAGATTCAGGTCTCACAGCTTTTCGAAAGGTGGTCCTGCAGATACTGATGACTTCATGAGTTATGAAAAGCCAACCAGACCTATCCTGAAG GTTTCCAAACCAAGAGCTCTGGTTGATCTTGCTTCAGCAGTATCTTCTGCGCTGCTTATAAATGAAGCACAGTGGATTGGTATCATAGTACATCCTATAAATTACTCACTGAAAGGCGCCATCTTGCACATTGATACTGGTCCGGGGCTAAAGATTGAAGACTCATACGGCATTGAGATGGAGAGATACGTGGAAATAGATTGTGATGCTGGTGCATCAAAAGCTGAAGTTTCTGTAGAAGATAGCCCTGTCTCTCCAAAACAGGATTCAGAGGTACTTAACCTCTGCGATGGTAAAATAGTTTTCTCAGAATGGGCAAGCAATGTCAGTTCTATTCTGTGGGTCCCTGTTCGTGCGTTGAGTGAGAAGCTTGCCAGAGGTTCATCTTCAG TCACTCCGCTGAAACAAGATATTCTAGAGGGAATGAGAACTGTAGCTTTAAAACTTGAATTTGGGATGCATCATAACCAGATATTTGAGAG AACCGTAGCGGCACATTTTACCGACCCTTTTGACGTGACTACAAGGGTGGTAAACAAATGCAACGATGGCACGATGGTCTTGCAG GTTATGCTACACTCCCTTGTCAAGGTCAACTTGATAGTTCTTGATGCTTGGCTTGATCTTCAAGAAGGATTTGTTCATGGAAAAAGTGAGGGAAGACCTACATCAACATTCTTTCCGCTTGTTGTGTCTCCAGGGTCTAGAGCAGCCGTTGTGTTCAGTATATCCCTAGAGAAGACGATGTCCTCAG GGAAAGATTTGCAACTACCAGAGAGCATCCTGAATATCAAATATGAAATCAATGGTGATAGAGCCGCTGGAGCACACAAACCAGTGGATGCAGATCACTCTGGATCTGATTCTGAAAGGAGAGCTTTGGTGTTCAAGAGTGCTATCGTTTTGCAGCGTCCAGTGCTTGATCCTTGCCTTACAGTTGGATTTCTCCAACTTCCTTCTGATGGTCTTAGGGTGGGGAAACTTATTACCATACAGTGGAGAGTCGAGAGGCTGAAAGAACTCAAGGGAAGTGAAGCCGTAGAACAACAACAT GATGAAGTGTTATATGAAGTCAATGCAAATTCGGAGAATTGGATGATTGCGGGTAGGAAGAGAGGCCATGTGTCTCTCTCAGAAGAGAAAG GTTCAAGAGTAGTAATTTCGATACTGTGTGTCCCATTAGTAGCGGGTTATGTCCGTCCCCCTCAGCTCAGTTTGCCGAACGTGGAAGAAGAAAACGTAAGAAGCAATCCACCGGGTCCTCACTTAGTGTGTGTCTTGCCTCCACTTCTCAGTTCTTCCTATTGCGTCCCTGTTAAGTAG
- the LOC106345789 gene encoding PAP-specific phosphatase HAL2-like has product MEVESLAREMETAVRVVHLASSLCVKVQEKLRLPSSINGNGNGGHVKSKDDDSPVTVADWGVQAIVSWVLAEVFGTQNLSIVAEEDTDSLSKAESLALLGAVSNAVNEALSEATKYGLTKPDEPLGSDDILKAIGRCNSTGGPKGRHWVLDPVDGTLGFVRGDQYAVALALIEDGKVLLGVLGCPNYPVKKEGLSNGCNQSGAGSVSKGCVMYAKRGSGQAWMQPLLPNGYPESATLLKASTVDDPVLATVCEPVERANSNHLFTAGLANSMGVRKQPMRVYSMVKYAAIACGDAEVFMKFAQSSYKEKIWDHAAGVVIVEEAGGVVTDAGGRKLDFSKGVYLEGLDRGIIACSNTVLHDKIIGAVYASWESSSL; this is encoded by the exons ATGGAGGTGGAATCCTTAGCGAGGGAGATGGAGACGGCGGTGCGTGTGGTGCACCTGGCTTCTTCTCTGTGTGTAAAAGTTCAGGAGAAGCTTCGTCTTCCTTCCTCCATTAACGGTAACGGTAACGGTGGCCACGTTAAGTCCAAGGATGATGATTCCCCTGTCACCGTCGCAG ATTGGGGTGTTCAAGCTATTGTGAGCTGGGTTTTAGCTGAGGTTTTTGGTACTCAGAACCTTTCTATTGTAGCTGAAGAGGACACTGATTCCCTCTCCAAGGCCGAGTCTTTAGCTCTTTTGGGAGCTGTCTCTAACGCAGTCAATGAAGCATTGTCTGAAGCTACCAAATACGGTCTTACAAAGCCAGACGAGCCCTTGGGATCGGATGACATTCTAAAAGCTATTGGTCGATGCAACTCCACTGGAGGTCCAAAGGGAAGACACTGGGTTCTTGATCCCGTAGATGGGACGTTAGGTTTTGTTCGTGGCGATCAGTACGCGGTTGCTTTGGCTCTGATTGAGGACGGTAAGGTCCTTTTGGGGGTACTAGGATGTCCTAATTATCCGGTCAAGAAAGAGGGCTTAAGTAACGGTTGCAACCAATCTGGAGCTGGATCAGTCTCGAAAGGGTGTGTCATGTACGCAAAGAGAGGTAGTGGTCAAGCCTGGATGCAACCGTTACTCCCTAATGGATATCCGGAATCTGCAACGCTTCTTAAGGCTTCGACAGTTGATGATCCGGTTTTAGCTACGGTTTGTGAGCCAGTGGAGAGAGCAAACTCTAACCACTTGTTCACCGCAGGACTTGCCAATAGCATGGGAGTTAG GAAACAGCCTATGAGAGTGTACAGCATGGTGAAGTATGCAGCGATTGCATGTGGAGACGCTGAAGTGTTCATGAAGTTTGCGCAGTCGAGTTACAAGGAGAAGATATGGGATCACGCAGCTGGAGTTGTGATTGTGGAAGAAGCTGGTGGTGTGGTGACTGATGCGGGCGGGAGAAAGTTAGACTTCTCAAAAGGAGTTTACTTGGAAGGTCTTGACAGAGGAATCATTGCGTGTTCTAATACAGTTTTGCATGATAAGATTATAGGTGCTGTTTATGCTAGTTGGGAATCTTCTAGTCTCTGA